From a single Desulfobacterales bacterium genomic region:
- a CDS encoding DsbA family protein, with amino-acid sequence MTGRVAQLKQELQITVKWLAFPLHPETPPQGRSLKDLFAGRNIDIPQLLSHLKQVAQDLRLPFGERQMTYNSRRAQELGKWAEQQGKGDTFHDAVFRAYFAEGHNVYDMNILANIAKSVGLDDTVARQVLEANDFKAAVDRDWARAFRSGVKAVPSFLLKGQMLVGAQPYHVLKSFMQQQLTIL; translated from the coding sequence ATCACCGGGCGTGTTGCACAATTAAAGCAAGAGCTTCAAATAACCGTAAAATGGCTGGCTTTCCCTCTTCATCCAGAAACCCCTCCGCAGGGAAGATCACTCAAGGATTTATTTGCCGGGCGCAATATCGACATCCCCCAATTGCTTTCCCATCTTAAACAAGTGGCGCAGGACTTGCGTCTACCCTTTGGGGAGCGGCAGATGACTTATAACAGTCGACGGGCCCAGGAGCTGGGCAAATGGGCAGAGCAGCAAGGAAAGGGCGACACTTTTCATGATGCTGTTTTCCGTGCTTATTTTGCAGAGGGACACAATGTGTATGATATGAATATATTGGCCAACATCGCAAAGTCAGTTGGACTTGATGACACAGTTGCGCGACAGGTGCTCGAAGCCAATGATTTTAAAGCGGCAGTCGACCGTGATTGGGCACGGGCGTTCCGATCGGGTGTAAAGGCCGTGCCCTCCTTTTTGCTAAAAGGGCAAATGCTGGTCGGGGCGCAACCGTATCATGTTCTGAAATCATTCATGCAGCAGCAACTGACCATCTTATAG